One Vespa crabro chromosome 9, iyVesCrab1.2, whole genome shotgun sequence genomic region harbors:
- the LOC124426996 gene encoding uncharacterized protein LOC124426996, with product MSTTKHFKKKYASSSNEEEMGDVNFKRNCKTHLQSNREENMIFSNNTVEQTHRRGRGPSKRPCLNRNALMARENRLRKKAYLEKIENTLSYYEKENKKLVYTIQKQGKDIKRLTGEIAYLKSVLHNNTAITALLKTINDGLKKLNTYNKKSVIVNNEMQESQKIQDTETKQQKCSCLPNVKNNVSDSLNYNIFDSIINRHNHIEQNSLQQELNAIQEKNTECYESMENNINSKNTLPLILSNTDHTYTVPKKVDVSHDVDDKDLENNIDISPLSTPYFMINTPSSIDSRYMQETDSITPGTTNSICNSEETKDSNIDDMDFDELTPFNVNLFEDIPKYDEIMSSIDLEVPNSCTEEDLFQNLNNTGICLHVNSNKISLEYCAKCHINSTNSDIE from the coding sequence ATGTCAACCACAAAgcattttaagaaaaaatatgcaaGTTCGAgcaacgaagaagaaatggGTGATGtcaatttcaaaagaaactGTAAGACACATTTGCAAAGTAATCGGgaagaaaatatgatattttcgaataatacAGTAGAACAGACACACCGACGTGGTCGAGGGCCTTCCAAAAGACCTTGTCTTAACCGTAATGCTTTAATGGCTAGAGAAAACAGACTTCGCAAAAAAGCATATttggaaaaaattgaaaacacattatcgtattatgaaaaagagaataagaaactTGTTTATACAATACAGAAACaaggaaaagatataaaacgtCTGACAGGTGAAATTGCATATTTGAAAAGTGTTCTGCATAATAATACTGCTATTACTGCtctattaaaaacaataaatgatggtttgaaaaagttaaatacttataacaaaaaatctgttatcgttaataatgagaTGCAAGAAAGTCAGAAAATACAGGATACAGAAACTAAACAACAAAAATGTTCATGTCTTccgaatgttaaaaataatgtatcagattctttaaattataatatttttgattcaATAATCAATAGACATAATCACATTGAACAAAATAGTTTGCAGCAGGAACTTAACGCTATACAAGAGAAAAATACTGAATGTTATGAAAGTAtggaaaacaatattaatagtaaaaatacatTACCTCTAATTCTTTCAAATACTGATCATACTTATACTGTTCCTAAAAAAGTTGATGTTAGTCATGATGTGGATGATAAGgacttagaaaataatatagatataagtcCTTTAAGTACACCATATTTCATGATAAATACACCAAGCAGTATAGATAGCAGATACATGCAAGAAACGGATAGTATAACTCCTGGAACAACAAACAGTATATGCAATTCAGAAGAAACCAAAGATtctaatatcgatgatatggATTTTGATGAATTGACGCCatttaatgtaaatttatttgaagATATCCCAAAATATGATGAAATTATGAGTTCGATTGATCTTGAAGTACCAAATTCTTGTACAGAAGAAGACCTGTTTcaaaatttaaacaatactGGAATCTGTTTACATgttaattctaataaaatatcctTAGAATATTGTGCGAAATGTCATATTAATAGTACAAATAGTGATATAGAATGA